One Peribacillus simplex NBRC 15720 = DSM 1321 genomic region harbors:
- a CDS encoding YycH family regulatory protein, with amino-acid sequence MNFERAKSIILIILVGTSIFLTWSIWTYEPEYDPFEQSSEFIKIKSDVQIVSDVIKPVSILFHGNGQHFQTSNPVEINEMEKEFSQWRFSGIKEVSVKRLQRKFDDFVHEDGSIEIKFSDDIPIALYKTVLNIRDKEVPEFSFDRILIKQKDISGKESAVYFVSYDQEKIYQGMVDSKKLRNFMDSFYRGSYDEHPEYTAETINSKRTLFVPENPVEINRFEYYIDDLDIGNLKNALFNNPKYVRQEPVSVGEEYTDGTRLMTVNKDNYLISYINPAQKSKLFDSSSDLLQKSIDFINDNAGWEDNNYRFAYMSENEQRVVFRLFVNGYPAFNESGMTEIEQIWGKEEIYSYDRPYFSLDSVLPSEESGKTLKSGREVLNQLKSKDNIDFKSVEDISIGYRLNKSLDSKLVTLVTLDPTWYYRVGDKWFIVPFEEGGDQSGLE; translated from the coding sequence ATGAATTTTGAACGTGCAAAAAGTATAATACTGATTATTTTGGTCGGGACAAGCATTTTTTTGACATGGAGCATTTGGACGTACGAGCCTGAGTATGATCCATTTGAACAATCGTCGGAATTTATAAAGATTAAAAGCGATGTCCAGATTGTCAGTGATGTCATTAAACCAGTCAGTATCCTTTTCCATGGCAATGGGCAGCATTTCCAGACTTCCAATCCGGTGGAAATAAATGAAATGGAAAAAGAATTTTCGCAATGGCGTTTCAGCGGCATAAAAGAGGTATCCGTAAAAAGGCTGCAAAGGAAATTTGACGATTTTGTCCATGAAGATGGATCGATTGAAATCAAATTTTCCGATGATATTCCCATTGCCCTTTATAAAACGGTATTGAATATAAGGGATAAGGAAGTGCCTGAATTTTCGTTTGATCGAATCCTCATTAAACAAAAGGATATCAGTGGTAAAGAATCTGCCGTTTATTTTGTTTCCTACGATCAAGAGAAGATTTATCAAGGTATGGTCGACTCTAAAAAACTAAGGAATTTCATGGATTCATTTTATAGGGGTTCTTACGATGAGCACCCTGAATACACGGCCGAAACGATAAACAGCAAAAGGACGCTGTTCGTCCCGGAAAACCCAGTGGAGATCAACAGATTTGAATATTATATTGACGATTTGGATATTGGGAACCTGAAAAATGCTTTATTTAATAATCCGAAGTATGTACGCCAGGAACCCGTTTCGGTTGGTGAGGAATACACGGATGGAACAAGACTGATGACGGTCAATAAAGACAATTACTTAATTTCTTATATCAATCCGGCACAAAAAAGCAAGTTATTTGACAGTTCCAGTGACCTTCTGCAAAAAAGTATTGATTTCATCAATGATAATGCTGGTTGGGAAGATAACAATTACCGCTTTGCCTATATGTCGGAGAATGAGCAACGAGTGGTATTCCGCTTATTCGTAAATGGTTATCCGGCCTTCAATGAATCCGGAATGACAGAAATCGAGCAAATTTGGGGGAAAGAAGAAATTTATAGCTATGACCGCCCGTACTTTTCACTTGACTCAGTCCTCCCATCAGAAGAATCGGGAAAAACTTTAAAAAGTGGTAGAGAAGTCTTGAATCAGTTGAAATCGAAAGATAATATCGACTTCAAAAGCGTGGAGGACATCTCGATTGGTTATAGATTGAATAAATCCCTCGATTCCAAACTTGTAACTCTAGTTACACTCGATCCCACTTGGTATTATCGTGTAGGCGATAAATGGTTTATTGTGCCTTTTGAAGAAGGAGGCGATCAAAGTGGATTGGAATAA
- a CDS encoding two-component system regulatory protein YycI translates to MDWNNTKSIFIMVFFTLNIFLLYQFLEKINDSQLESFTEPLTDELLKEDEISIETPLPKQKLKDQFLIAQSKTFEKKDIQHLKNQKAKIIDDKKLVGTFKIPVGMKPEINAADLDIFLKEYILNGSEYHFWSYDEISQTIICYQVADKKMFYNNSKGKVTLYLNKKGEIVSYEQMYLEGIEKFNKPKELVSALTAIGALYDNGDIYPKSKVTNVKLGFYNSLQTTSVSHLLVPTWWVVIDDKTDLFVNAFDGEVIELNTEEKILE, encoded by the coding sequence GTGGATTGGAATAATACAAAGTCGATATTCATCATGGTTTTCTTCACTTTGAATATTTTTCTTCTTTATCAATTCCTGGAAAAGATTAATGACTCCCAATTAGAAAGCTTTACGGAGCCCCTTACGGATGAACTTTTGAAAGAAGATGAGATTTCAATAGAAACCCCACTTCCGAAACAAAAGTTGAAGGATCAATTCCTGATTGCCCAAAGCAAGACTTTCGAGAAGAAAGATATACAGCACCTAAAGAATCAAAAAGCAAAAATCATCGATGATAAGAAGCTTGTGGGTACATTTAAGATACCGGTTGGCATGAAACCGGAAATTAATGCTGCAGACCTTGATATATTCCTGAAGGAGTATATATTAAATGGAAGCGAGTATCATTTTTGGAGCTATGATGAAATCAGCCAGACCATCATCTGCTATCAAGTGGCAGATAAAAAGATGTTTTATAATAATAGTAAGGGGAAGGTCACTTTATATCTGAACAAGAAGGGTGAAATCGTTTCCTATGAACAGATGTATTTAGAGGGGATCGAAAAATTCAATAAACCTAAAGAATTGGTATCTGCTTTAACTGCTATTGGAGCATTGTATGATAATGGTGATATTTATCCCAAAAGCAAAGTCACGAATGTAAAATTGGGTTTTTACAATTCGCTGCAGACGACATCTGTGTCACATTTACTTGTGCCAACATGGTGGGTGGTCATTGATGACAAAACGGATCTCTTTGTGAACGCTTTTGATGGAGAGGTCATTGAATTGAATACAGAAGAAAAAATACTGGAGTGA
- a CDS encoding MBL fold metallo-hydrolase, which produces MTMHFSVLASGSTGNAFFVETEDQSFLVDAGLSGKALEALFQDIGRDMSKLSGILVTHEHSDHIKGLGVVARKHKLPIYANAKTWNAMDRSIGEIATDQKFIFEMEQVKTFGSLDIESFGVSHDAAEPMFYVFHHEDKKLVVITDTGYVSDRMKGIISNADAYVFESNHDVSMLRMGKYPWSIKRRILSDVGHVCNEDAALAMSEVAGDKTKRIYLAHLSLDNNMKDLARMSVEQTLKTKGIIVGEQFSLYDTDPKRPTELVTL; this is translated from the coding sequence ATGACAATGCATTTTAGTGTTCTCGCAAGCGGGAGTACAGGAAATGCCTTTTTCGTGGAAACGGAGGATCAATCATTCCTTGTCGATGCCGGATTAAGCGGTAAAGCCCTGGAAGCATTGTTTCAGGATATAGGCCGTGATATGTCGAAGCTATCCGGTATCCTTGTTACCCATGAACACAGCGACCATATTAAAGGTCTTGGCGTGGTTGCCAGAAAACATAAACTCCCGATATATGCGAATGCAAAAACATGGAATGCCATGGATCGATCAATCGGTGAAATTGCAACCGACCAAAAATTCATATTTGAAATGGAACAGGTCAAAACGTTCGGCAGTCTTGATATAGAATCTTTTGGCGTTTCACATGATGCGGCAGAGCCGATGTTTTACGTCTTTCATCATGAAGATAAGAAACTTGTGGTCATTACCGATACGGGGTACGTAAGTGATCGGATGAAAGGAATCATCTCGAATGCCGATGCTTATGTATTTGAAAGTAACCATGATGTGTCTATGCTGAGGATGGGAAAATATCCATGGAGCATCAAGCGCCGGATTTTAAGTGATGTCGGACATGTTTGTAATGAAGACGCTGCCCTTGCAATGAGTGAAGTGGCCGGTGATAAGACCAAGCGGATTTACTTGGCCCACTTAAGCCTTGATAACAATATGAAGGATCTAGCAAGAATGTCGGTGGAACAGACGTTAAAGACAAAGGGGATCATCGTTGGTGAACAATTTTCCTTATATGATACTGACCCGAAAAGACCAACGGAACTTGTTACGTTATAA
- a CDS encoding S1C family serine protease encodes MGYYDQNDGNQNKRKKSHTSYFLAGLGGVIIGALLMLPGSGLLNNDDNEITTEKSTGSESTEQAQQNLTVDVTSAVTNAVDKASDAVVGITNIQETNFWSQESNAEDSSAEAGTGSGVVYKKDGGKAYIVTNNHVIEGANELEVTLSDGTKLPAELQGSDPWTDLAVIVVNGDKIKTIAEFGKSGKLKPGEPVIAIGNPLGLQFSGSITQGIISGLERTIEVDINEDGQVDWNAEVIQTDAAINPGNSGGALVNMSGQVIGINSMKIAENAVEGIGLSIPIDSVIPIINDIEEFGEVKRAFLGVNLASVEEISQYHQQNTLKLPRKVTSGVAITGVQSNSPASKAGLKEFDVVVGMDNEKIHDVVELRKYLYNEKKIGDKVKIIYYRDGKKETTEVTLSSSEI; translated from the coding sequence TTGGGTTATTATGATCAGAATGATGGGAACCAAAATAAACGGAAAAAAAGCCATACGAGCTATTTTCTAGCAGGCTTGGGGGGCGTCATCATCGGGGCCTTACTTATGTTACCGGGAAGCGGGCTGTTAAATAACGATGATAACGAAATTACAACGGAAAAATCAACGGGGAGTGAGTCCACGGAGCAGGCCCAGCAAAACCTTACTGTTGATGTAACAAGTGCCGTCACCAATGCCGTTGATAAAGCCAGCGACGCGGTGGTCGGCATCACTAACATTCAGGAAACGAACTTCTGGAGTCAAGAGAGCAACGCCGAGGACAGTTCTGCAGAAGCCGGCACTGGTTCTGGAGTCGTCTACAAAAAAGATGGCGGCAAGGCCTATATCGTCACGAATAATCACGTCATTGAAGGCGCTAATGAACTGGAAGTGACATTAAGTGATGGCACTAAATTGCCAGCAGAACTGCAAGGTAGTGACCCATGGACAGATTTAGCCGTCATTGTCGTTAATGGTGATAAAATCAAAACCATTGCTGAATTCGGAAAATCCGGCAAATTGAAACCTGGGGAGCCCGTAATTGCCATTGGTAATCCATTAGGCCTTCAATTCTCTGGATCGATTACACAAGGGATCATCTCAGGTTTGGAGCGTACGATAGAGGTGGATATCAATGAGGACGGACAAGTGGATTGGAATGCGGAGGTCATCCAGACCGATGCGGCGATTAATCCAGGTAACAGCGGGGGGGCACTCGTTAATATGTCAGGGCAGGTCATCGGAATAAATTCGATGAAGATTGCAGAAAATGCAGTGGAAGGAATCGGTCTTTCCATCCCAATCGATTCAGTTATACCGATTATTAATGATATAGAGGAATTTGGTGAAGTGAAACGTGCTTTCTTGGGTGTGAACTTGGCATCTGTAGAGGAAATTTCCCAATATCATCAACAAAATACATTAAAGTTGCCAAGGAAAGTTACTTCTGGCGTTGCAATAACAGGCGTTCAAAGCAACTCTCCAGCATCCAAAGCAGGATTGAAGGAGTTTGACGTCGTTGTTGGAATGGATAATGAAAAAATCCATGACGTCGTGGAATTACGAAAATACCTTTACAATGAAAAGAAAATCGGTGATAAAGTTAAAATCATTTATTACCGTGACGGTAAGAAAGAAACTACGGAAGTCACACTTTCAAGCAGTGAAATTTAA
- a CDS encoding CxxH/CxxC protein gives MKLYCCQEHVDMALDEVVYECETYPVLTLVPEENQLSTTCEYCRNVAVYLVGN, from the coding sequence ATGAAATTATATTGCTGTCAGGAACACGTGGACATGGCGCTGGATGAAGTGGTATACGAATGTGAAACCTATCCGGTTTTAACGCTGGTTCCCGAAGAAAATCAGTTATCAACAACCTGTGAATATTGTCGAAACGTGGCAGTATATCTAGTAGGGAACTAA
- the rlmH gene encoding 23S rRNA (pseudouridine(1915)-N(3))-methyltransferase RlmH has protein sequence MKITIITVGKLKEKYLKQGIAEYTKRLSAYANIELVEVPDEKAPENLSAADMDIVKQKEGERILAKVSPDTYVITLEINGKQLTSEQLATHMDQLATYGKSKIAFIIGGSLGLGTEVLSRSDYALSFSKMTFPHQLMKLVLVEQIYRAFRINRNEPYHK, from the coding sequence ATGAAAATAACGATTATTACTGTTGGCAAGCTAAAGGAAAAATACTTAAAGCAAGGAATTGCTGAATATACAAAAAGGTTAAGCGCCTATGCTAATATAGAACTTGTCGAAGTACCGGATGAAAAAGCTCCGGAGAACCTGAGTGCAGCGGACATGGACATTGTAAAGCAAAAGGAGGGTGAACGAATCCTGGCGAAAGTCAGCCCGGACACCTACGTAATAACGCTTGAGATCAATGGAAAACAGCTTACTTCAGAGCAGCTGGCCACTCATATGGATCAGCTCGCCACTTATGGAAAGAGCAAAATTGCCTTTATTATTGGCGGGTCGCTTGGGCTTGGCACTGAGGTGTTATCAAGAAGTGATTATGCCCTTTCCTTCTCGAAAATGACCTTTCCGCATCAATTAATGAAACTGGTTCTAGTGGAGCAAATATATCGGGCTTTTCGGATAAATAGAAATGAACCATATCATAAATGA
- the rlmN gene encoding 23S rRNA (adenine(2503)-C(2))-methyltransferase RlmN, whose protein sequence is MNKESIYGLTFEQLTAWLLDHGHKKFRASQVWEWLYRTRVTNFSEMTDVNKECIKLLEEHFVIQTLTEQVKQESADGTIKFLFKLQDGNLIETVMMRHKYGISVCVTTQVGCNIGCSFCASGLLAKSRDLSSGEIVEQIMNVQLHLDKLEQEDVVSHVVVMGIGEPFDNFENMIDFLKVLMDHKGLAIAARRITVSTSGLANKIYEFTDTQLQVNLAISLHAPNNELRTRIMKINRGIPIEKLMKSLDYYLEKTNRRITIEYILLKDVNDHQEEAEQLANLLDDKKHRLYVNLIPYNPVDEHSQYQRSEKESVLSFYDTLKKRGVNCKIRQEHGTDIDAACGQLRSKQIKKAEAQ, encoded by the coding sequence ATGAATAAAGAGTCCATTTATGGTTTAACATTCGAACAATTGACAGCATGGCTTTTGGACCATGGCCATAAAAAATTCAGAGCTTCTCAAGTCTGGGAGTGGCTTTATAGAACACGTGTGACGAATTTCTCTGAAATGACAGATGTTAATAAAGAGTGCATAAAATTACTTGAAGAGCACTTTGTCATCCAGACTTTGACTGAGCAAGTTAAGCAAGAATCAGCAGATGGTACGATCAAGTTCTTGTTTAAATTACAGGATGGAAACCTTATCGAAACGGTTATGATGAGACATAAATACGGAATTTCGGTTTGTGTCACCACCCAAGTGGGCTGCAATATTGGCTGCAGTTTCTGTGCCAGTGGATTATTGGCCAAAAGCCGTGATTTATCCAGCGGGGAAATAGTGGAACAAATCATGAACGTTCAACTGCATCTGGATAAATTGGAACAAGAGGATGTTGTAAGCCATGTTGTTGTAATGGGTATTGGTGAGCCGTTCGATAACTTTGAAAATATGATAGACTTTTTGAAGGTGCTCATGGACCATAAGGGTCTTGCTATCGCTGCTAGGCGGATTACTGTTTCGACGAGCGGTCTTGCCAATAAGATTTATGAATTCACCGATACCCAATTACAGGTGAATCTGGCTATCTCATTACATGCGCCGAATAATGAACTAAGGACACGAATCATGAAAATAAACCGAGGTATTCCGATAGAAAAATTAATGAAATCTCTTGATTATTATTTAGAGAAAACGAATAGGAGAATTACGATTGAATATATCCTATTGAAGGATGTCAATGACCATCAAGAAGAAGCCGAGCAACTCGCCAACCTTCTTGATGACAAAAAACATCGGCTCTATGTCAACCTGATTCCATATAATCCTGTAGATGAGCATAGTCAATACCAAAGAAGTGAAAAAGAGTCCGTTCTCTCGTTTTATGATACTCTGAAAAAGAGAGGCGTAAATTGTAAAATCCGCCAAGAACATGGAACAGATATTGATGCGGCTTGCGGCCAGCTTAGAAGCAAACAAATCAAGAAAGCTGAAGCCCAGTAA
- a CDS encoding heme oxygenase: MIIVTNRIRVKKGMGAVMAPGFTAPGPLDTTEGFVKVEVLLTQNLSDHDELSVNMYWENLDNFTAWRNSDAFKAAHKRPEPGSGEAKKESPILGSELTTYEVASVKEIAK, translated from the coding sequence ATGATAATCGTAACGAATAGAATCAGAGTCAAAAAAGGAATGGGTGCAGTCATGGCCCCAGGATTTACTGCACCAGGTCCACTTGATACTACGGAAGGCTTCGTAAAAGTTGAAGTATTATTAACGCAGAATTTGTCGGACCACGATGAACTGAGCGTTAATATGTACTGGGAAAACCTTGATAACTTTACTGCTTGGAGAAATAGCGATGCATTCAAAGCTGCACATAAACGACCTGAGCCAGGTTCCGGTGAAGCAAAAAAGGAATCTCCAATTCTAGGCAGTGAGCTTACAACGTATGAAGTCGCCTCGGTAAAGGAAATAGCTAAATAA
- a CDS encoding DEAD/DEAH box helicase, which translates to MNELNFTDYTLSEEIVRALESLGYQRPTEVQREVIPVALKKRDLVVKSQTGSGKTASFGIPICEMVDWEENKPQALILTPTRELAVQVKEDITNIGRFKRIKATAVYGKHPFALQKAELKQKSHVVVGTPGRVLDHIEKGTFALERLTHLVIDEADEMLNMGFIEQVEAIIKELPKDRVTMLFSATLPESIKKLCKQYMKDPLDIEIKAKGLTTEKIEHALIEVKEDDKFSLLRDVTITENPDSCIIFCRTKDRVDQVCEQLLELEYPCDMIHGGMLQEDRLAVMNEFRRGEFRYLVATDVAARGIDIDNITHVINYDLPLEKESYVHRTGRTGRAGKKGKAITFVTPYEDKFLTEIQGYIGFEIPKMTVPSKEEVSNKKMEFEAKLEARPKIKKDKSEQLNKQIMKLYFNGGKKKKIRAVDFVGTIAKIDGVNAEDIGIITIQDNVSYVEILNEKGPLVLKVMKNTKVKGKLLKVSEAFKN; encoded by the coding sequence ATGAATGAATTAAATTTTACTGATTATACATTAAGCGAAGAAATTGTAAGGGCATTAGAAAGCTTGGGATATCAACGTCCAACCGAAGTACAGCGTGAAGTGATTCCAGTGGCCCTGAAAAAGCGGGATCTTGTCGTTAAATCCCAAACAGGAAGTGGCAAGACCGCTTCATTCGGCATACCGATCTGCGAAATGGTCGATTGGGAAGAGAATAAGCCTCAGGCGCTTATTTTAACACCGACACGTGAGCTTGCTGTACAGGTAAAAGAAGATATTACGAATATAGGCAGATTTAAAAGGATAAAGGCTACTGCGGTTTATGGAAAACATCCATTCGCACTGCAAAAAGCGGAATTGAAACAAAAAAGCCATGTAGTCGTTGGAACCCCGGGGCGTGTTCTGGATCATATCGAGAAAGGGACATTCGCCTTGGAACGCTTAACTCATTTAGTTATTGATGAAGCGGATGAAATGCTGAATATGGGCTTCATTGAACAAGTGGAAGCGATTATTAAAGAGCTTCCGAAAGATAGAGTAACCATGCTGTTCTCTGCTACGTTACCTGAAAGTATAAAAAAGCTATGCAAGCAATATATGAAAGATCCTTTGGATATTGAAATCAAAGCAAAGGGCTTAACGACGGAGAAAATTGAACATGCTCTTATCGAAGTGAAAGAAGATGATAAGTTTTCCCTGCTTAGAGACGTCACCATCACGGAAAACCCCGATAGCTGCATCATTTTCTGTCGGACGAAAGATAGGGTAGACCAAGTATGCGAACAGCTGCTGGAACTGGAATATCCGTGTGATATGATTCACGGCGGCATGCTTCAGGAAGATCGCCTTGCGGTGATGAATGAATTCAGAAGAGGTGAATTCCGCTATTTGGTTGCGACAGATGTTGCTGCACGTGGAATTGACATCGACAATATAACTCATGTGATTAACTATGACCTGCCATTGGAAAAGGAAAGTTACGTACATCGGACAGGAAGAACGGGCCGTGCCGGCAAAAAAGGAAAAGCCATTACTTTTGTGACGCCGTACGAAGACAAATTCCTTACTGAGATTCAAGGCTATATCGGTTTTGAAATCCCTAAGATGACTGTTCCTTCAAAAGAGGAAGTCTCCAATAAAAAAATGGAATTCGAAGCGAAACTGGAAGCTCGTCCAAAGATCAAAAAAGATAAAAGTGAACAATTGAATAAACAAATCATGAAGCTGTATTTTAATGGCGGCAAGAAAAAGAAAATCAGGGCTGTGGATTTTGTCGGAACCATCGCAAAGATTGATGGAGTGAATGCAGAGGACATCGGGATCATTACGATCCAGGATAATGTTTCTTATGTGGAAATATTGAATGAAAAAGGACCGCTTGTCTTGAAAGTGATGAAAAATACGAAAGTAAAAGGCAAACTTTTGAAGGTTTCAGAGGCCTTTAAGAACTAA
- a CDS encoding catalase produces MTKENESGRIDEQSKQRQLDQYRVDDNGKKMTTNQGLRISEDEHSLKAGTRGPTLMEDFHFREKMTHFDHERIPERIVHARGSGAHGYFQVYEPMGEFTKAKFLQDPSVKTPVFVRYSTVAGSRGSADSVRDVRGFSTKFYTEEGNYDLVGNNIPVFFIQDAIKFPDLIHAVKPEPHNEIPQAASAHDTFWDFVANNEETAHMIMWHLSDRAIPRSFRMMEGFGVHTFRFVNEQGVSHFVKFHWKPVLGVKSLVWDEAQKIAGKNPDFHRQDLWEAIDTGNYPEFEFGVQMIKEEDEFKFDFDILDPTKLWPEEQIPVKIIGKMVLNQNTDNFFAETEQIAFHPGHVVPGIDFSNDPLLQGRLFSYTDTQLSRLGGPNFHELPINRTVAPVHNNQRDGMHRMSINPGPVSYHKNSLAGNSPEPASEEEGSYAHYQEKVDGRKVRQRSESFKDHYSQAKLFWNSMTEVEKEHIIQAFHFEVGKVKSKAVQQQIVDMFSNVDVELAKTIAIGVGVNPPANKSEVKMDLASPALSQEQMKVNTAATRKVAILAADGFNGSEVNQVLESFKSAGITAEIISNNRGVITSSEGQQVEVNQTFLTADSVLFDAVYVTGGQESADALKASKEPIYFVDEAYNHFKAIGAGIEGAEILSKAGIVSNDPAAGIVAVTDKNSGSAFIEAIAKHRHWTRA; encoded by the coding sequence ATGACGAAAGAAAATGAAAGCGGAAGAATCGATGAGCAAAGTAAGCAGCGACAGTTGGATCAATATCGAGTGGACGATAATGGGAAAAAGATGACGACTAACCAAGGTTTGCGTATTTCTGAGGATGAGCATTCTTTGAAAGCGGGAACCCGTGGTCCAACTTTAATGGAGGATTTTCATTTCCGTGAAAAAATGACTCATTTTGACCATGAGCGTATTCCTGAGCGGATTGTCCATGCCCGTGGATCTGGAGCACATGGATATTTTCAGGTATATGAACCGATGGGCGAATTTACAAAAGCCAAGTTTCTTCAAGACCCTTCAGTCAAGACACCAGTATTCGTTCGTTATTCCACGGTAGCAGGTTCCCGCGGATCGGCAGACTCGGTCCGTGATGTAAGAGGGTTTTCTACAAAGTTTTATACTGAGGAAGGAAACTATGATTTGGTCGGAAATAATATTCCGGTATTTTTTATTCAGGATGCCATTAAGTTCCCGGATTTAATCCATGCGGTTAAACCGGAGCCTCATAATGAAATACCTCAGGCTGCGTCTGCCCATGATACTTTTTGGGATTTCGTCGCCAACAATGAAGAAACGGCTCATATGATCATGTGGCATCTTTCTGATAGGGCCATACCGAGAAGCTTCCGGATGATGGAAGGTTTTGGTGTCCACACATTCCGTTTTGTAAATGAACAAGGCGTGTCCCATTTCGTTAAATTCCATTGGAAGCCTGTACTGGGAGTTAAATCCCTTGTTTGGGATGAGGCACAGAAAATTGCAGGGAAGAATCCTGATTTTCACCGCCAAGATCTGTGGGAAGCGATAGATACCGGAAATTATCCTGAATTTGAATTTGGCGTGCAAATGATTAAGGAAGAAGATGAATTCAAATTCGATTTTGATATCCTCGATCCTACTAAACTATGGCCGGAAGAACAAATTCCGGTGAAAATAATCGGAAAAATGGTTTTGAACCAAAATACGGATAACTTTTTTGCAGAGACGGAACAGATAGCTTTCCATCCGGGGCATGTTGTACCGGGTATTGATTTTTCAAATGATCCGCTGCTTCAGGGACGTTTATTCTCATACACCGATACCCAGCTATCCCGATTAGGAGGACCGAACTTCCATGAGCTACCGATTAATAGGACGGTTGCCCCCGTTCATAATAATCAACGCGATGGCATGCACCGAATGTCAATAAATCCAGGGCCGGTCAGCTACCATAAAAATTCCCTTGCAGGTAACTCTCCAGAACCTGCTTCGGAAGAGGAAGGCAGCTATGCACATTACCAGGAAAAAGTCGATGGCAGGAAAGTCCGTCAGCGGAGTGAAAGCTTCAAGGATCATTACAGCCAAGCTAAACTATTTTGGAATAGCATGACGGAAGTGGAGAAGGAGCATATTATTCAGGCTTTCCACTTTGAAGTGGGAAAAGTGAAAAGTAAGGCCGTTCAGCAGCAAATTGTCGATATGTTCAGCAATGTAGATGTCGAACTGGCTAAAACGATAGCTATTGGAGTGGGAGTGAATCCTCCAGCCAACAAGAGTGAGGTCAAAATGGATTTGGCTTCTCCGGCCTTAAGCCAGGAGCAAATGAAAGTGAACACGGCGGCAACAAGAAAAGTGGCAATCTTGGCTGCAGATGGTTTTAACGGCTCAGAGGTTAATCAAGTTTTGGAATCATTTAAATCGGCAGGTATAACCGCTGAAATCATCAGTAATAATCGTGGAGTGATTACAAGTTCTGAAGGACAGCAGGTTGAGGTGAATCAGACATTCCTGACAGCCGATTCGGTACTTTTCGATGCTGTATATGTGACAGGAGGCCAGGAGAGTGCCGATGCCCTGAAGGCATCCAAGGAACCAATTTACTTTGTTGATGAAGCCTACAATCATTTCAAAGCGATTGGTGCGGGAATTGAGGGAGCCGAGATCTTGTCGAAGGCAGGCATCGTTTCCAATGATCCAGCCGCAGGCATTGTAGCTGTTACGGATAAAAATAGTGGTTCTGCCTTTATCGAGGCAATTGCCAAGCACCGTCACTGGACACGTGCTTGA